One region of Enterobacter ludwigii genomic DNA includes:
- a CDS encoding glycoside hydrolase family 88 protein, producing MTKSVITEALRPIELHQVDRLALSQKLEAALTRVTRKIDNNIVAFGDKFPGEACENGVWPRTDNVEWTTSFWSGQLWLAWEMTGKAHYREAAERYLPSFARRIEQRIDTATHDLGFLYSLSCISAWRLTGNEAARQSALLAAERLMERFNPTANIIQAWGDLNDPEQQGRMIIDCNMNLPLLYWASEQTGDPRYAQAATAHAGQAANYIVREDASTYHTWYMDVQTGAPRFGNTHQGYSDTSCWSRGQAWGIYGFLLSYQHTGDKQMVELSRSLAHYFLNRLPEDDVCHWDLALLGTDAVRDSSAAAIAACGLLELVKALPTLDANRAYYEEMALRIAQSLTDNYLARDDDPTEGLLQHSVYHMGSGKGVDQCCSWGDYFYLELLARLRQIWHPYW from the coding sequence ATGACCAAATCTGTTATCACCGAAGCGCTGCGGCCAATCGAACTGCATCAGGTCGATCGCCTGGCGCTGAGCCAGAAGCTGGAAGCGGCCTTAACCCGCGTAACGCGCAAGATCGACAACAATATTGTCGCCTTCGGCGATAAGTTCCCCGGCGAAGCCTGTGAGAATGGGGTCTGGCCGCGTACCGATAACGTGGAGTGGACCACCAGCTTTTGGTCTGGCCAGCTGTGGCTGGCCTGGGAGATGACCGGCAAAGCGCATTATCGCGAAGCTGCCGAGCGCTATTTACCGTCGTTCGCCAGGCGCATTGAGCAGCGTATCGACACCGCAACGCACGATCTCGGGTTCCTCTATTCGCTCTCCTGCATCAGCGCCTGGCGGCTCACCGGCAACGAAGCCGCTCGCCAGTCGGCGCTGCTGGCTGCCGAGCGTCTGATGGAGCGTTTTAACCCGACGGCCAACATTATTCAGGCATGGGGCGATTTAAACGATCCGGAGCAGCAGGGGCGAATGATCATCGACTGTAATATGAACCTGCCGCTGCTGTACTGGGCCAGCGAACAGACCGGCGACCCACGTTACGCGCAAGCGGCGACGGCTCACGCCGGACAGGCCGCGAACTATATCGTGCGTGAAGATGCCTCGACGTATCACACCTGGTATATGGATGTGCAGACGGGTGCGCCGCGCTTTGGTAATACCCATCAGGGCTACAGCGATACCTCGTGCTGGTCGCGCGGCCAGGCGTGGGGCATTTACGGCTTCCTGCTCAGCTATCAGCATACTGGCGATAAGCAGATGGTTGAGCTGTCACGCAGCCTGGCGCATTACTTCCTCAACCGTCTGCCGGAAGATGATGTTTGCCACTGGGATCTGGCCCTGCTCGGTACCGACGCCGTGCGCGACAGTTCAGCGGCGGCGATTGCCGCCTGCGGCCTGCTGGAGCTGGTCAAGGCGCTGCCGACGCTCGACGCAAACCGTGCGTATTATGAAGAGATGGCGCTGCGCATTGCGCAGTCGCTGACCGATAACTACCTTGCTCGTGACGACGATCCGACCGAAGGGCTGCTGCAGCACTCGGTTTATCATATGGGCAGCGGTAAGGGCGTCGATCAGTGCTGTAGCTGGGGGGACTATTTCTATCTTGAGCTGCTGGCGCGGCTGCGACAGATTTGGCATCCGTACTGGTAA
- the cobT gene encoding nicotinate-nucleotide--dimethylbenzimidazole phosphoribosyltransferase: MGTVKELAAAIRPLDKQKIQAASRHVDGLIKPTNSLGRLESLAIQLSGMWGIDRLDNLQKEIIVMCADHGVFDEGVAVTPKVVTWLQAVNMQKGVTGVCVLARNSQTSVLPVDIGIDGEPIDNMLSLKLSRGSGNIAQGPAMSRQDAEHLLLASASLVKQRAQEGISIFGVGELGIANTTPASAIISVLTDSDPHDVVGIGANLPQDRVQHKETVVRQAIRINQPDARDAVDVLAKVGGYDLVGMTGVILGAGACGLPVVLDGFLSYAAAIAACQIAPEVKSYCIPSHFSAEKGARRALEHLGLAPFIHLDMRLGEGSGAALAMSIVSAACAMYCEMGQLAQSGIELPVPA; the protein is encoded by the coding sequence ATGGGGACAGTGAAGGAGCTGGCGGCGGCCATCAGACCGCTTGATAAACAGAAGATTCAGGCGGCCTCACGGCATGTTGATGGCTTAATAAAGCCGACAAACAGCCTCGGTCGGCTGGAGAGCCTGGCTATACAGCTTTCGGGAATGTGGGGAATCGACAGGCTCGATAATCTGCAAAAAGAGATTATCGTCATGTGCGCCGACCATGGCGTATTTGATGAAGGTGTGGCCGTGACGCCGAAAGTGGTGACCTGGCTTCAGGCCGTCAATATGCAAAAGGGGGTGACCGGGGTGTGCGTGCTGGCCCGCAATAGCCAGACGTCGGTGCTGCCCGTTGACATCGGTATTGACGGTGAGCCTATCGACAATATGCTCAGCCTTAAACTCTCGCGTGGCAGCGGTAATATCGCCCAGGGGCCGGCGATGAGCCGCCAGGATGCCGAGCACCTGCTGCTGGCGAGCGCCAGCCTCGTTAAACAACGCGCTCAGGAGGGGATCTCCATCTTTGGCGTTGGCGAGCTGGGTATTGCCAACACGACACCGGCCTCGGCAATCATCAGCGTGCTGACCGACAGCGATCCGCATGATGTGGTGGGGATTGGGGCCAATTTGCCGCAGGATCGGGTGCAGCATAAGGAAACCGTTGTCCGTCAGGCGATACGCATTAACCAGCCGGATGCGCGCGATGCGGTTGATGTTCTGGCCAAAGTCGGCGGCTATGACCTGGTGGGCATGACCGGGGTGATATTGGGCGCTGGCGCATGCGGATTGCCAGTGGTGTTAGACGGTTTTCTCTCTTATGCCGCGGCCATCGCCGCCTGTCAGATTGCACCAGAAGTTAAGAGCTACTGTATTCCCTCTCATTTTTCCGCCGAAAAAGGTGCCAGACGTGCGCTGGAGCACCTTGGGCTGGCGCCGTTTATCCATCTTGATATGCGTCTTGGCGAAGGGAGCGGTGCCGCGCTGGCAATGTCTATCGTCAGTGCGGCCTGCGCAATGTACTGCGAGATGGGGCAACTGGCGCAAAGCGGCATTGAGTTGCCGGTTCCGGCATGA
- a CDS encoding AraC family transcriptional regulator encodes MGETQLLERITLDRQAISFNRLYASSAIYYHWHQCVELLYISSGYGIVVVDNQHYTARPGRLFIFPPFRLHKVQVDHSDKNPYHRTTMHIEQAVVESALSDFPRHQARFAALAASNLPAQIYDLSEHAAFIERILEQFQRLEGNEQTEACEVAFLVMQLMAFLPEQPQPYPPRQQTVASRIMSWIEAHYTSKFSLDQLAHDLGLSRSYTSRIFRQQTGGSIHEYLLTRRIKSSCDLLRYSDESIDTIALAVGFSEVTYFITCFKKMMRQTPLQYRRRILSTRMPC; translated from the coding sequence ATGGGTGAAACGCAGCTGCTGGAACGCATTACGCTCGATCGGCAGGCCATTTCTTTTAACCGCCTGTACGCCAGCAGCGCGATTTACTACCACTGGCATCAATGCGTTGAATTGCTCTACATTTCCAGCGGCTACGGCATCGTGGTGGTGGATAATCAGCACTACACCGCCCGTCCGGGGCGATTATTTATCTTCCCGCCCTTCCGTTTGCACAAAGTGCAGGTCGATCATAGCGATAAAAACCCCTATCACCGCACCACTATGCACATTGAGCAAGCAGTCGTCGAAAGTGCGCTTAGCGACTTCCCGCGCCATCAGGCCAGGTTCGCCGCGCTGGCCGCCAGCAATCTGCCCGCGCAAATCTACGATCTCAGCGAGCACGCGGCGTTTATCGAGAGGATCCTTGAGCAGTTCCAGCGCCTGGAGGGCAACGAGCAGACCGAGGCCTGCGAGGTGGCATTTCTGGTGATGCAGCTCATGGCATTTCTTCCCGAGCAACCTCAGCCCTACCCGCCGCGCCAGCAGACCGTCGCCTCGCGGATTATGAGCTGGATAGAAGCCCACTATACCAGCAAGTTTTCGCTCGACCAGCTAGCGCACGACCTGGGGCTTTCGCGCAGCTATACCTCACGCATTTTCCGCCAGCAGACCGGGGGCAGCATCCACGAATATTTGCTGACCCGGCGGATAAAAAGCAGCTGCGATCTGTTACGGTACAGCGATGAGAGTATTGACACTATTGCCCTGGCCGTCGGGTTTAGCGAGGTGACCTATTTCATCACCTGCTTTAAAAAGATGATGCGTCAGACGCCGCTGCAGTATCGACGTCGTATCCTCAGCACCAGAATGCCCTGTTAA
- the hpxD gene encoding molybdenum cofactor-independent xanthine hydroxylase subunit HpxD → MKREPTPPAHCTFEPEDWLRLAKCWHPVARAYDVGPAPVKATLLDEQLVIYRINDRVVVARDVCPHRGVPLTLGFHDEHGIICPYHGLRFGEDGRCNRIPSSPDQPVPAKLNLINYAVEERFGLIWTCLAFDPDNPAPLPTMPHWDDDGFQQINCPAFEVNGFAGRQVEGFLDVAHFAWIHTDTFADPNNQLVPTYQPQETPFGFVADYWSSVSNYPASSDVQAPEGFQWLRHFEMHLPFTATLTIHFPGESRLVIMNAASPVSSRVTRMFAPIARNFDLHIPVEDVHAFNLRIFEEDRLMVETQRPESLPLDLTLEAHIPADKSSIAYRRGLKKMGFGEFFLV, encoded by the coding sequence ATGAAAAGAGAACCGACTCCACCCGCCCATTGTACCTTTGAGCCAGAGGACTGGCTGCGCCTGGCGAAATGCTGGCATCCGGTCGCCCGAGCCTACGACGTCGGCCCGGCACCGGTCAAAGCGACCCTGCTCGATGAACAGCTGGTGATTTACAGGATTAACGATCGGGTCGTGGTCGCCCGTGACGTTTGTCCTCACCGTGGCGTACCGCTGACGCTCGGCTTTCACGACGAGCACGGGATCATCTGCCCTTACCACGGTTTACGCTTTGGGGAAGACGGGCGCTGTAACCGCATTCCGTCAAGCCCGGACCAACCCGTTCCGGCGAAGCTGAACCTGATTAACTACGCCGTGGAGGAGCGCTTTGGGTTGATCTGGACCTGCCTGGCGTTTGACCCGGACAATCCTGCGCCGCTGCCCACCATGCCGCACTGGGATGACGACGGATTTCAGCAGATCAACTGCCCGGCATTTGAGGTGAACGGTTTCGCCGGTCGCCAGGTGGAGGGCTTTCTGGACGTGGCGCACTTTGCGTGGATCCACACCGATACCTTTGCCGATCCCAATAATCAGCTTGTACCCACCTATCAGCCGCAGGAGACGCCGTTCGGCTTCGTGGCGGATTACTGGAGTTCTGTGAGTAACTATCCCGCCAGCTCGGACGTGCAGGCGCCGGAAGGGTTTCAGTGGCTACGCCATTTTGAAATGCATCTGCCGTTTACCGCCACCCTGACGATTCATTTTCCGGGAGAATCGAGGCTGGTGATCATGAATGCCGCGTCGCCCGTGTCATCACGCGTCACCCGCATGTTCGCCCCTATCGCGCGTAATTTTGACCTGCATATTCCGGTGGAAGATGTGCATGCCTTCAATCTGCGCATTTTTGAAGAGGATCGTTTGATGGTCGAAACCCAGCGCCCGGAAAGCCTGCCGCTGGACCTGACCCTTGAAGCCCATATTCCGGCGGATAAAAGCTCGATTGCCTACCGCCGGGGACTGAAAAAAATGGGTTTTGGCGAGTTTTTCCTGGTCTGA
- the hpxO gene encoding FAD-dependent urate hydroxylase HpxO, with amino-acid sequence MRAIVIGAGIGGLSAAVALKKAGIDCTVFEAVKEIRPVGAAISIWPNGVKCMQHLGMGDIIETYGGPMRFMAYKDYRRGETLTRFSLAPLVERTGGRPCPVSRTELQREMLDFWGRDKVQFGKRVEHVSEDDAGVTVTFTDGTTATGDFLIAADGSHSAVRPYVLGYTPERRYAGYVNWNGLVKIDEEIAPAHQWTTFVGEGKRVSLMPVSGGRFYFFFDVPLPLGLAEDRTTVRADLTGYFRGWAPPVQKLIAALDPETTNRIEIHDIEPFDSLVRGKVALLGDAGHSTTPDIGQGGCAAMEDAVVLGDCLRENHNIMLALRQYEALRCDRVRDLVLKARKRCDVTHGKDMALTQAWYQELKEETGERIIKGLCDTIQGGPLG; translated from the coding sequence ATGAGAGCAATCGTCATTGGCGCGGGTATTGGCGGCCTGAGCGCCGCCGTCGCGCTGAAGAAAGCGGGCATCGACTGTACCGTGTTTGAAGCCGTAAAAGAGATCAGGCCCGTCGGGGCGGCCATCTCCATCTGGCCTAATGGGGTGAAATGTATGCAGCACCTCGGCATGGGCGACATCATCGAGACCTACGGCGGTCCGATGCGTTTTATGGCCTACAAGGATTACCGACGCGGCGAGACCCTGACCCGCTTTAGCCTTGCCCCGCTGGTTGAGCGTACCGGAGGGCGTCCCTGCCCCGTCTCGCGTACGGAACTTCAACGCGAAATGCTGGACTTCTGGGGGCGCGACAAGGTTCAGTTTGGCAAGCGCGTCGAACATGTCAGTGAAGATGACGCTGGCGTCACGGTGACCTTCACCGATGGCACTACCGCAACCGGGGATTTCCTGATTGCCGCCGACGGCAGCCACTCGGCGGTTCGTCCGTACGTGCTGGGATATACGCCCGAGCGCCGCTATGCGGGCTACGTTAACTGGAACGGGCTGGTGAAGATTGATGAAGAGATAGCTCCCGCTCACCAGTGGACAACCTTCGTGGGCGAAGGCAAACGCGTGTCGCTGATGCCCGTCTCCGGCGGTCGTTTCTACTTCTTTTTTGATGTTCCGCTTCCCCTCGGGCTGGCAGAAGATCGCACGACGGTGCGGGCCGATCTCACCGGTTACTTCCGCGGCTGGGCGCCGCCGGTGCAGAAGCTCATCGCGGCGCTGGATCCTGAAACGACCAACCGCATCGAAATTCACGATATCGAACCGTTCGACAGCCTGGTACGCGGCAAGGTGGCGCTGCTCGGCGATGCCGGGCACAGCACCACGCCGGATATCGGCCAGGGCGGTTGCGCCGCCATGGAGGATGCGGTGGTGCTCGGGGACTGTCTGCGTGAAAACCATAACATCATGCTGGCACTGCGACAGTACGAAGCGCTGCGCTGCGACCGGGTTCGCGACCTGGTGCTAAAAGCCCGCAAACGCTGCGACGTCACCCACGGGAAAGATATGGCGCTGACGCAGGCCTGGTATCAGGAGCTCAAAGAGGAGACCGGAGAGCGCATCATCAAGGGTCTGTGCGACACCATTCAGGGCGGACCATTAGGCTGA
- a CDS encoding oligosaccharide MFS transporter, whose protein sequence is MSTSSSVRAAQYKMSTFVFLYFFTWSSSFGLYALWLSQKVGLDSITIGSVFAINGVFAVVLKPVYGYIMDKIGMSKWLLYFVCTISALMAPFFALVYQPLLQSHAMAGIIIGALYLSLGWYAGVAASESYADRFSRLYGLEFGRIRMWGSLGWAMAASVSGLLFNFTPLANFLLSSGTSVLMLLVLISLKIGDEQLRNNSVISANKIVFADVLMLLKNRKFWMFSLYVAGVAWMMFIAEQQFPRYFVSFFATKEQGNAWYGYLSTVQSGMEFVMMMFIPWLVNHYGAKRGLLFCGCVVGARLIASGLTSDPIVISIIKPFYGVEIALLLISVFKYIAEHFHRRVNATMYLLGYQAMIYVGSIVVAPPAGYLYDRIGFEHTYLLMGCCALIFTLISAFTLSRCQSTRDSSRPFAPALETAPVEPAKH, encoded by the coding sequence ATGAGCACATCATCGTCCGTACGCGCCGCACAGTACAAAATGAGTACCTTTGTTTTCCTTTACTTCTTCACGTGGTCATCCAGCTTTGGCCTGTACGCCTTATGGCTGAGCCAGAAAGTGGGCCTAGATAGCATCACCATCGGCAGCGTGTTCGCCATCAATGGCGTCTTCGCGGTGGTCCTGAAGCCGGTGTACGGCTACATCATGGACAAAATCGGCATGAGCAAGTGGCTGCTCTATTTTGTCTGCACCATTTCTGCGCTGATGGCGCCGTTCTTTGCGCTGGTGTATCAGCCGCTGCTGCAAAGCCATGCGATGGCGGGGATTATCATCGGCGCGCTGTATCTGAGCCTGGGCTGGTACGCCGGCGTGGCGGCGTCTGAATCTTACGCCGACCGCTTTAGCCGCCTGTACGGGCTGGAGTTTGGCCGCATCAGAATGTGGGGTTCGCTGGGCTGGGCGATGGCGGCTTCGGTCTCCGGGCTGTTGTTTAACTTCACGCCGCTGGCCAACTTTCTGCTCAGCAGCGGTACCTCGGTACTGATGCTGCTGGTGCTGATTAGCCTCAAAATCGGCGATGAGCAACTGCGCAATAACAGCGTCATCTCCGCCAATAAGATCGTTTTTGCCGATGTGTTGATGCTGCTGAAAAACCGCAAATTCTGGATGTTCAGCCTCTACGTCGCCGGGGTGGCGTGGATGATGTTTATCGCCGAACAGCAGTTCCCGCGCTACTTCGTATCATTCTTCGCTACCAAAGAGCAGGGAAATGCCTGGTACGGCTACCTGAGCACCGTCCAGTCGGGGATGGAGTTCGTGATGATGATGTTTATCCCGTGGCTGGTGAACCACTACGGCGCTAAGCGCGGCCTGCTGTTCTGCGGCTGCGTGGTAGGAGCACGGCTGATCGCCTCCGGACTGACCAGCGACCCGATTGTTATCTCCATCATCAAACCGTTTTATGGCGTCGAGATCGCGCTGCTGCTGATATCGGTCTTCAAATACATTGCCGAACATTTCCATCGTCGGGTTAACGCCACGATGTACCTGCTGGGCTACCAGGCGATGATTTACGTTGGCTCGATTGTGGTCGCTCCGCCTGCCGGCTACCTGTACGACAGGATAGGCTTTGAGCATACCTATCTGCTGATGGGCTGCTGCGCCCTGATATTTACGCTGATTTCCGCCTTTACGCTGTCGCGCTGCCAGTCGACGCGCGATTCCTCACGCCCCTTTGCTCCGGCTTTAGAGACCGCCCCGGTTGAACCGGCCAAACATTAA
- a CDS encoding DJ-1/PfpI family protein has product MKSVAVLLAPGFEEGEAIVTIDILRRLNITVQTIACGESCEVVSYHAISMVADSTLKASVDQTFDAVVLPGGPEGGVNMRKSAEAIAFIRRHDEAGKYICPICSAAARVLSGNGLLKGRRYVCSGDLWKTVSDGIYVDADVVEDGNLLSGRGLGNVFDFAFTLAARLQGDETLAREQASHINYPLSGRLV; this is encoded by the coding sequence ATGAAAAGCGTAGCCGTGCTATTAGCCCCCGGTTTTGAAGAGGGGGAAGCGATTGTCACTATCGATATCCTGCGCCGCCTGAATATTACGGTTCAGACGATTGCCTGCGGCGAGAGTTGCGAAGTGGTGAGTTATCACGCCATCTCGATGGTGGCGGATAGCACCCTGAAGGCCAGCGTTGATCAGACCTTTGACGCCGTGGTGTTACCGGGCGGCCCGGAAGGCGGCGTTAACATGAGGAAAAGTGCGGAGGCGATCGCCTTCATTCGGCGGCATGATGAAGCGGGCAAATATATCTGCCCGATTTGCTCCGCCGCCGCCCGCGTGCTGAGCGGCAACGGACTGCTCAAGGGGCGTCGCTATGTCTGTTCCGGCGATTTATGGAAAACCGTCAGCGATGGCATTTACGTCGATGCCGACGTGGTGGAAGACGGCAATCTGCTGAGTGGCCGTGGGCTGGGTAACGTATTTGATTTCGCCTTTACCCTGGCGGCGCGATTACAGGGCGATGAGACATTGGCGCGCGAGCAGGCCAGTCATATTAATTACCCCTTATCCGGACGACTTGTTTGA
- a CDS encoding DUF2264 domain-containing protein, with protein sequence MQPENINLDNPLTSREEVLRLVNDMLNAVAPYFKNDASRIDLANFTAHYGQQVASMETFSRLLWGVTPLLAGGSEPQHFSFYLQAIKNGTNPQHADYWGDVAPYDQRIVEMAAYGLLLALAGDTVLAHFSETEKENLWRWLKQCETQDIPDNNWHFFPILVQVGFHYCGMPANSQVLENHFAAMEHYYLGDGWYADGPGRPRDYYISMGFHFYGLIYAKLMVDVDPKRCATLRHRAARFSSDFIHFFAEDGAAIPFGRSLTYRFAEAAFWSAAAFAGLEVFSPGVIKGIVLRHLRWWLKQPMFDRDGVLSVGYSYPNLAMAEDYNAPGSPYWGLKTLLVLALDEGDAFWQAAELPLPSLPVQHTIAHADQVVVRQADHLWMLTSGQLELNNFVNTEAKYCKFAYSTRFGFTIERGRYGLNHAAPDSMLLLAEKDNYWRGRRECQHVVTADGTIYSIWLPWRDVVIESWLLALGDWQLRVHRINTRRALDCAEGGFSLANRPQPQVHESDSACWLRNPQDVSAIFCLHPHARRGETVLTPPNSNLLFAERAAVPLLRGELDPGKHVLISAVWAGNAADFDPQRCPQAIISDDAVRFVTARQEMTLVLAQEASL encoded by the coding sequence GTGCAACCTGAAAATATTAATCTGGATAATCCACTGACAAGTCGTGAAGAGGTGCTACGGCTGGTTAACGATATGCTAAACGCAGTGGCGCCTTACTTTAAAAACGACGCCAGCCGCATTGATTTAGCGAACTTTACCGCTCACTACGGCCAGCAGGTCGCGAGCATGGAAACGTTTTCCCGTCTCCTGTGGGGCGTAACGCCGTTGTTGGCTGGCGGCAGTGAGCCGCAACACTTCTCCTTTTATTTACAGGCGATAAAAAACGGTACCAATCCGCAGCATGCCGATTACTGGGGCGACGTTGCGCCTTACGATCAGCGAATCGTCGAGATGGCGGCCTACGGGCTGCTGCTGGCGCTGGCGGGCGATACCGTACTGGCACACTTCTCTGAGACCGAGAAAGAGAATTTATGGCGCTGGCTAAAGCAGTGCGAGACCCAGGATATCCCCGATAACAACTGGCACTTCTTTCCTATTCTGGTGCAGGTCGGCTTCCATTATTGCGGCATGCCGGCCAACTCGCAGGTGCTTGAAAATCATTTTGCTGCCATGGAGCACTACTATCTCGGCGATGGCTGGTACGCCGATGGTCCGGGGCGGCCGCGCGACTATTACATCTCAATGGGCTTTCATTTCTATGGCCTGATTTACGCGAAGCTCATGGTCGATGTCGATCCAAAGCGTTGTGCAACGCTGCGTCACCGGGCCGCGCGTTTCTCCTCTGACTTCATCCATTTCTTCGCCGAAGACGGCGCGGCGATCCCGTTTGGCCGGAGCCTGACCTACCGCTTTGCCGAGGCGGCGTTCTGGAGTGCGGCGGCCTTCGCCGGGCTGGAGGTCTTTTCGCCTGGGGTCATAAAGGGCATCGTTCTGCGTCATCTGCGCTGGTGGCTGAAGCAGCCGATGTTCGACCGCGACGGCGTACTGAGTGTCGGTTACAGCTACCCGAACCTGGCGATGGCGGAAGACTACAACGCACCGGGTTCGCCGTACTGGGGCCTGAAGACCCTGCTGGTGCTGGCATTAGATGAGGGCGATGCCTTCTGGCAGGCGGCAGAGCTGCCGCTGCCGTCGCTGCCCGTACAGCACACGATAGCCCACGCGGATCAGGTGGTGGTGCGTCAGGCCGATCACTTGTGGATGCTGACTTCCGGCCAGCTGGAGCTAAACAACTTCGTCAATACCGAAGCGAAATACTGCAAATTTGCCTATTCCACCCGCTTTGGCTTCACCATCGAACGCGGGCGCTACGGCCTGAACCACGCCGCGCCCGATTCGATGCTGCTGCTGGCCGAAAAGGATAACTACTGGCGTGGCCGCCGCGAATGCCAGCACGTGGTCACCGCAGACGGCACCATTTACAGCATCTGGCTGCCGTGGCGCGATGTGGTGATTGAGAGCTGGCTGCTGGCGCTGGGCGACTGGCAACTGCGCGTCCATCGTATCAATACCCGGCGCGCGCTGGATTGCGCGGAGGGTGGCTTTAGCCTGGCGAACCGCCCGCAGCCGCAGGTACATGAGAGCGACAGCGCCTGCTGGTTACGCAATCCCCAGGATGTATCAGCCATTTTCTGTCTGCATCCGCACGCCCGCCGCGGCGAGACGGTGTTGACGCCGCCAAACAGTAATCTATTGTTCGCCGAGCGCGCGGCGGTGCCGCTGCTGCGCGGCGAACTCGACCCCGGTAAGCATGTGTTGATAAGCGCGGTGTGGGCGGGAAATGCCGCCGACTTCGATCCGCAACGCTGTCCACAGGCCATCATTAGCGATGATGCGGTACGCTTCGTGACGGCACGACAAGAAATGACGCTCGTTCTGGCCCAGGAGGCATCGCTATGA
- a CDS encoding PDR/VanB family oxidoreductase: MLSVIVDGIWREGDKSLAVRLIAENGEALPEWQPGAHIDVHLSCGVVRQYSLTGSCQDESYLICVGRETASRGGSRYVHDTLRPGQKLLISAPRNLFPLLPAERVLLLAAGIGITPLYAMALQLKAAGTPFTLHYYVRNRESAAFARELSPFAECIIHTASPRTALAEHLPAAEEGLHAWICGPAGFMEKVREVATAKGWEDAQLHSEAFQPVAPLSCGETGEIFTVKLASTGERWPVPADKTIAQVLQANGVDVPLSCEMGICGACLTPVIDGVVDHRDSVQSEAEKSAVNQHVALCCSRSHSGELVIGL, translated from the coding sequence ATGTTGAGCGTGATTGTTGACGGGATATGGCGTGAAGGGGATAAAAGTCTCGCCGTCCGGCTGATCGCTGAAAACGGTGAAGCGCTGCCGGAATGGCAGCCGGGGGCGCACATAGACGTGCACCTGTCCTGCGGGGTGGTGCGCCAGTATTCCCTGACCGGGTCATGTCAGGACGAGAGCTATCTTATCTGCGTGGGCCGGGAAACCGCCTCGCGCGGCGGGTCGCGCTATGTGCACGATACGCTGCGTCCCGGACAGAAATTATTGATCTCTGCCCCACGCAACCTGTTTCCGCTTCTTCCGGCAGAACGGGTTTTGCTGCTGGCGGCGGGCATTGGCATTACGCCGCTGTATGCGATGGCCCTGCAGCTGAAGGCGGCCGGAACACCGTTTACGCTGCACTATTACGTCAGAAACCGCGAAAGCGCGGCGTTTGCGCGCGAACTCTCGCCGTTTGCTGAGTGCATCATTCATACCGCCAGCCCGCGCACAGCGCTGGCAGAGCATCTCCCGGCGGCTGAGGAGGGACTTCACGCCTGGATCTGCGGTCCGGCAGGATTCATGGAAAAAGTGCGGGAGGTCGCGACGGCGAAGGGTTGGGAGGACGCCCAACTTCACAGCGAGGCGTTCCAGCCTGTTGCCCCTCTCTCCTGCGGTGAAACGGGTGAGATTTTTACGGTCAAACTGGCCTCCACCGGCGAGCGCTGGCCGGTGCCAGCGGATAAAACTATCGCCCAGGTGTTACAGGCAAACGGCGTGGACGTGCCGCTGTCCTGCGAAATGGGGATCTGCGGCGCCTGCCTGACGCCGGTGATTGACGGCGTGGTGGATCACCGGGATAGCGTGCAGTCGGAAGCGGAAAAAAGCGCGGTAAATCAGCATGTGGCGCTATGCTGTTCGCGGAGTCATTCCGGGGAGCTGGTGATCGGGCTGTAA
- the cobC gene encoding alpha-ribazole phosphatase, which yields MRIFLVRHGQTTANISGVFYGSTDLSLSPQGIAQSQRVAGYLSGVAFGQTRVSALQRSQQTARLIVPTAHDIHVDARLNELDFGEWEMRHFSDIEKEHPASWQSWMDDWQNATPDGGEAFPHFAARVRAAADEMSQLQQREDTLIVAHQGVLSLLLATWLGMPVAAMWHFPFSHDAYTVVENRAGHWVLRVFNGRNVWQTEE from the coding sequence ATGCGTATTTTTCTGGTCCGACACGGTCAAACAACCGCTAACATCAGCGGCGTGTTTTACGGGAGCACCGATCTGTCGCTCTCGCCGCAGGGCATTGCGCAAAGCCAGCGTGTTGCCGGGTACCTGTCCGGGGTCGCGTTCGGGCAAACGCGCGTCAGCGCGCTCCAGCGTTCGCAGCAAACGGCGCGGCTTATCGTGCCGACAGCCCATGATATCCATGTTGATGCGCGTCTTAATGAGCTGGATTTTGGTGAATGGGAGATGCGGCACTTCAGCGACATCGAAAAAGAACATCCCGCGTCGTGGCAGAGCTGGATGGATGACTGGCAAAACGCCACGCCCGACGGCGGCGAGGCCTTCCCGCATTTCGCCGCGCGCGTCAGGGCGGCGGCGGATGAGATGAGTCAACTACAGCAGCGCGAAGACACGCTTATTGTGGCGCATCAGGGCGTGCTGAGCCTGCTGCTGGCAACCTGGTTAGGGATGCCCGTGGCGGCAATGTGGCATTTCCCGTTCAGTCACGATGCCTACACGGTCGTTGAAAATCGGGCCGGGCATTGGGTGTTACGCGTATTTAATGGCAGAAACGTTTGGCAAACTGAGGAATGA